From one Peredibacter starrii genomic stretch:
- a CDS encoding lysophospholipid acyltransferase family protein — translation MISESIEKKELTNPLYVFIGLFRFLAFFLVIMSFLVVHSLMAFFITNEKKRLKVYLKSIPFFAQLGLLILNVKVSLDGTRGEVKQRLIVANHLSYLDVLILSAFYPSLFITSVEIRETFLLGQLTNLAGCFFVERRKIKRTEHTKQNELNDISEKLRNGHNIFLFPEGTSSDGCQVLPFKSTFFQLAVEANIPVLPLTLSYSGAGSEAVPWYGKMTFPDHLFRLCMQKEIYAHVIRLPEVKGDDRFYLAKTTQDMIRTTYERY, via the coding sequence TTGATTTCAGAAAGCATTGAGAAAAAAGAACTAACAAATCCACTTTATGTGTTCATTGGTCTGTTCCGTTTTCTTGCCTTCTTTCTTGTGATCATGTCTTTCTTAGTGGTTCATTCACTAATGGCCTTCTTTATTACAAACGAAAAGAAGCGTTTGAAGGTTTACCTTAAGAGCATTCCTTTCTTTGCTCAGCTTGGATTATTGATCCTGAACGTCAAGGTCTCCCTAGATGGTACAAGAGGCGAAGTAAAACAAAGGCTCATCGTGGCCAATCATCTCTCTTACCTTGACGTTTTGATCCTCTCGGCATTTTACCCATCGCTTTTTATTACCTCAGTTGAAATTCGAGAGACTTTCTTGTTGGGTCAGTTAACGAATCTTGCCGGTTGTTTCTTTGTCGAAAGAAGAAAAATTAAACGCACAGAACATACTAAGCAAAATGAATTAAACGACATCTCTGAGAAGTTAAGAAATGGCCACAACATCTTTCTGTTTCCGGAAGGAACAAGTTCAGATGGTTGTCAGGTGCTTCCGTTTAAATCGACCTTCTTCCAACTCGCAGTTGAAGCGAATATTCCGGTGCTTCCTTTAACTCTTTCTTATTCAGGAGCAGGAAGTGAAGCGGTGCCATGGTATGGAAAGATGACTTTCCCGGATCATCTTTTTCGCCTCTGTATGCAAAAAGAAATTTATGCTCACGTCATTCGCCTTCCTGAAGTGAAGGGGGATGATCGCTTTTACTTGGCAAAAACCACCCAGGATATGATTCGGACCACTTATGAAAGATATTAA
- a CDS encoding outer membrane beta-barrel protein has product MRMFQFLMLLFISSTTLANVVEDNQISKITKDMSFGGFLDTYYAYDFNQPKDHERQFTTQPVRHNEFNINLAYVEAILKKEKSRGRLALQYGNSVTKNYSSEPTQGATSGPNDSKIFQEAYVGTKIGERTWIDMGIFLGNIGAESWISKDNWIYTRALSLDYVPYYSSGARLEHFIDNNQSFQLQLLNGWQTISENNQGKAIGMQYKNAVTPAFTFTYNNFFGDEEVVSQSSRFRAYHNFIFQWLQSDAWQYIYTFDIGHQSQQENDGVDAWFTTAFTVRHPLDQKRTVAMRAEYYADPHQANVVTSTPNGFRVTSLATGYDQKLDENTMWRTELRGFYSHDRIYPQGSAGKNRLEGFLVTSLSMWF; this is encoded by the coding sequence ATGCGTATGTTTCAGTTTCTCATGTTACTTTTTATTTCTTCAACAACGTTGGCCAATGTAGTTGAAGACAATCAAATTTCTAAAATCACTAAGGACATGAGTTTCGGTGGTTTCTTAGACACCTACTATGCTTATGACTTCAATCAACCGAAAGATCACGAAAGACAATTCACAACTCAACCTGTTCGTCATAATGAATTCAACATTAACCTTGCTTACGTTGAAGCAATCTTGAAGAAAGAAAAATCACGTGGTCGTCTTGCCCTTCAATACGGTAACTCCGTTACGAAGAATTATTCGAGCGAACCTACTCAAGGTGCTACTTCAGGTCCGAATGATTCAAAGATTTTCCAAGAAGCTTATGTCGGTACAAAGATCGGAGAAAGAACCTGGATCGACATGGGTATTTTTCTAGGGAACATCGGGGCGGAGTCTTGGATCTCAAAAGATAACTGGATTTACACTCGTGCCCTTTCTCTCGATTACGTTCCTTATTATTCTTCAGGAGCGAGACTTGAGCACTTCATCGATAACAACCAAAGCTTCCAGCTTCAGCTACTAAACGGCTGGCAAACAATCTCAGAAAACAATCAAGGGAAAGCGATCGGGATGCAGTATAAGAATGCTGTTACTCCGGCCTTCACCTTCACTTACAATAACTTCTTCGGTGATGAAGAAGTCGTAAGCCAGAGTTCTCGTTTCCGCGCTTACCACAATTTCATTTTCCAGTGGCTTCAATCAGATGCCTGGCAGTACATCTATACTTTTGATATTGGTCACCAATCTCAGCAAGAAAATGATGGCGTCGATGCCTGGTTTACAACAGCATTTACAGTGAGACACCCGCTTGATCAGAAACGCACGGTTGCCATGAGAGCAGAATACTACGCTGATCCACATCAGGCCAACGTAGTGACGAGTACTCCAAACGGCTTCCGCGTAACTTCTCTTGCAACAGGTTATGATCAAAAACTAGATGAAAACACCATGTGGAGAACAGAGCTTCGTGGCTTCTATTCCCATGATAGAATCTATCCGCAAGGCTCGGCCGGCAAAAACCGCCTTGAAGGATTTCTTGTGACTTCTTTATCGATGTGGTTTTAA
- a CDS encoding acyl-[acyl-carrier-protein] thioesterase produces the protein MKETIWTQTYNVNTFLVNPQKKLGLYGLLNLLQDTAWIHATHLGHGYEAMIQEQTAWVLTRQKLSMNRWPKWGDDIELRTWVRPINGIFAVRDFEILDQGEKFGECTTQWLILDLKTRKPAAVGLQDQGQFRMDAPPFLEAGKIHLKNDLKEMAQFQVRNSDLDLNGHVNNTRYAQWILDSISEAKHRQYTLKEYEVNFIAETMSNDTIVIYGGALSEDKFQFQGFRTQDQKVVFSATLKVAEN, from the coding sequence ATGAAAGAAACTATCTGGACCCAAACATACAATGTTAATACTTTTCTGGTGAATCCTCAGAAGAAGTTAGGACTTTATGGTCTTTTGAATCTTCTTCAGGACACCGCCTGGATTCATGCCACTCATCTGGGACACGGTTATGAGGCGATGATTCAGGAACAGACCGCTTGGGTGCTCACAAGACAAAAACTTAGTATGAACCGTTGGCCCAAGTGGGGTGACGATATTGAACTCAGGACCTGGGTCCGTCCTATCAATGGCATTTTTGCCGTTCGGGATTTTGAGATTCTAGATCAAGGTGAGAAGTTCGGTGAATGTACCACTCAATGGCTGATCCTTGATTTAAAGACCAGAAAACCTGCCGCAGTTGGACTGCAGGATCAAGGTCAATTCCGCATGGACGCGCCACCCTTTTTGGAAGCAGGGAAGATCCATCTCAAAAATGATTTAAAAGAAATGGCCCAGTTCCAAGTTCGCAATAGCGATCTCGATCTCAATGGACACGTTAATAATACTCGTTATGCTCAATGGATTTTGGATTCCATTTCAGAGGCCAAGCATCGCCAATATACCTTGAAAGAATATGAGGTGAATTTCATCGCAGAGACCATGTCAAATGACACGATCGTGATTTACGGTGGTGCTTTGTCAGAGGACAAATTCCAATTTCAGGGATTCAGAACACAGGATCAAAAAGTCGTTTTTTCAGCAACTTTAAAAGTCGCGGAAAACTAG
- a CDS encoding GNAT family N-acetyltransferase yields the protein MEVGALWFNTQFTIGRVPHYLKLKSLEGKILRPAYQIDFENDYYQVKTVNHPEELAQVLALRFEVFFREFSTQKVTFSLFPYDVDMHDFVCDHLIVKDKALNKVVACYRLLSTNTDRSFKRFYSEGEFQIDELLKAPGHKLELGRACVHKDYRKGAVISLLWKGLIEYAKKSGTRYMFGCSSINRKDFGSVAEMMEQLEKQNSFIANFEVGVQAKYKLKFSLPVNAEKSGGKAMGSLMHMYLLAGAKLGRTLAYDAEMDCLDMFTLMDMNELPASFERRFA from the coding sequence ATGGAAGTCGGCGCATTATGGTTTAACACCCAGTTTACCATCGGAAGAGTACCTCACTATCTAAAGCTTAAAAGCCTTGAAGGCAAGATCCTTCGTCCGGCCTATCAGATCGATTTTGAGAACGATTACTATCAGGTGAAGACCGTTAACCATCCTGAAGAACTTGCCCAAGTGTTGGCGCTTCGTTTTGAAGTGTTCTTTAGAGAGTTCTCTACTCAGAAGGTGACATTCTCCTTGTTTCCCTATGACGTAGATATGCACGATTTCGTTTGTGACCATTTGATTGTGAAGGACAAGGCCCTGAATAAGGTCGTGGCATGTTATAGACTCTTGTCCACAAATACTGATCGTTCCTTTAAACGCTTTTACTCAGAAGGGGAGTTTCAAATTGATGAGCTCTTGAAGGCCCCGGGGCATAAGCTGGAACTAGGCAGGGCCTGCGTTCACAAAGACTATCGTAAAGGCGCGGTGATTTCGCTTCTATGGAAAGGTCTGATTGAATACGCCAAAAAATCCGGCACTCGTTATATGTTCGGGTGCTCAAGCATTAACCGAAAGGACTTTGGTAGTGTGGCGGAAATGATGGAACAACTCGAAAAACAAAACAGTTTCATTGCAAACTTTGAAGTGGGAGTTCAGGCGAAGTACAAGTTGAAATTCAGTCTTCCAGTAAATGCAGAGAAGTCTGGTGGGAAGGCCATGGGCTCGCTCATGCACATGTACCTTCTTGCTGGAGCAAAATTAGGTCGCACCTTGGCCTATGATGCTGAAATGGATTGCCTGGACATGTTCACATTGATGGATATGAATGAACTCCCGGCATCTTTTGAACGGAGGTTTGCTTGA
- a CDS encoding response regulator transcription factor: protein MTKILVVSNDEQFARMLNYTLTYNGFIVEAAPTLDHAWKYLQEIHFDLILLDYKFREGNGLDFCKELRHCGSGAAMVVMGECYDEVSILHGMYSGMDDYILKPFNMSELKMILNKQLERKRLMARPIVYGDLRIDLARSLVTVKDKILSLGKKEMDIMVILARKAGRIAWADKLLTEERIKLLSKKLANVAGEALQIKSISGVGYKLVSCG, encoded by the coding sequence ATGACAAAGATTTTAGTTGTTTCGAATGACGAGCAGTTTGCAAGAATGCTCAACTATACTTTAACTTACAATGGTTTCATTGTCGAAGCAGCTCCCACATTGGACCATGCCTGGAAATACCTGCAAGAAATTCACTTTGATCTGATATTACTCGATTATAAATTTCGTGAAGGTAATGGCCTGGACTTTTGTAAAGAACTCAGACATTGCGGCTCAGGTGCCGCCATGGTGGTAATGGGTGAATGCTATGATGAAGTTTCTATTTTGCATGGCATGTATTCAGGAATGGATGATTATATTTTAAAACCATTCAACATGTCTGAGCTTAAGATGATTCTCAATAAACAACTGGAGAGAAAACGTCTGATGGCAAGACCGATTGTATATGGTGATCTGCGGATTGATCTAGCGCGAAGTCTTGTGACTGTGAAAGATAAAATTCTTTCTCTAGGGAAAAAAGAGATGGATATTATGGTCATCTTAGCGCGTAAAGCAGGAAGAATCGCTTGGGCAGATAAACTTTTGACTGAAGAAAGAATCAAACTCCTCAGTAAAAAACTTGCTAATGTGGCCGGTGAGGCGTTGCAGATTAAATCCATTAGTGGAGTTGGCTACAAGCTTGTTTCTTGCGGATAA
- a CDS encoding SET domain-containing protein-lysine N-methyltransferase → MIKVFIEHDPKKGRGVFADQKIEKQQIIEECELLLMDLHEVGPTLEGYVYQYSKKLVALALGNGSLYNHSNQPNSRFYFNYRKKLLCIESLREIKSGEEITVDYGYTEEEKQKFNLIH, encoded by the coding sequence ATGATTAAGGTCTTCATTGAACATGACCCGAAGAAGGGTCGTGGTGTTTTTGCCGATCAGAAAATTGAGAAACAACAAATCATTGAAGAATGTGAACTACTTCTGATGGATCTGCATGAAGTCGGTCCTACGTTAGAGGGCTATGTTTATCAATACAGCAAAAAGTTAGTTGCGCTTGCCCTCGGGAATGGCTCTCTTTATAACCATTCGAACCAACCTAATAGTCGTTTCTACTTTAACTATCGAAAGAAGCTTCTGTGCATCGAATCCCTGAGAGAAATTAAATCCGGCGAAGAGATAACTGTGGATTACGGATACACAGAAGAAGAAAAGCAAAAGTTTAACCTGATTCATTAA
- the rocF gene encoding arginase, with protein MKDIKVIGIPFDFGQDHIGVRLAPHVLREANLIPRLQNIVKTEDLGDIIFPFKLVEAKKDKYIKHSLGAGLGTKAISDRLEEEDLSKSFLLNVGGDHGLGLGTIHGLLSHHPESVVVWADAHGDINTPETSPSGNFHGMPLAFLLGLSQHPHFGWIRRKLLPNKLIFFGPRDLDEGEKDIIARHNIQYYSSEDINRLGAKEVIEMALHKADPFGICPIHLSFDVDVFDQMDIDSTGTKVPYGPKLEELFLMGGVLAETGRLKSMDLVELNPQIGDAASVERSIALVLEFVEATLGQVFHAGKEKKPMPAMLEARTTSGRYL; from the coding sequence ATGAAAGATATTAAAGTTATCGGTATCCCTTTTGATTTTGGTCAGGACCACATTGGTGTAAGGCTCGCTCCCCATGTTCTAAGAGAGGCCAATCTTATTCCTCGTCTTCAGAATATTGTGAAGACTGAAGATCTGGGCGACATCATTTTTCCTTTCAAATTAGTCGAGGCCAAGAAAGATAAATACATTAAGCATTCTCTTGGTGCTGGTCTCGGAACAAAGGCCATTAGTGATCGTTTAGAAGAGGAAGACTTGTCGAAAAGTTTTCTCCTTAACGTCGGTGGAGACCATGGATTGGGTCTAGGAACAATCCATGGTCTTCTTTCACATCATCCGGAAAGTGTGGTGGTTTGGGCCGATGCTCATGGAGACATTAACACTCCGGAAACTTCTCCCAGTGGGAACTTTCACGGAATGCCTTTAGCGTTTTTATTGGGTCTGTCTCAGCACCCTCACTTTGGTTGGATCCGTCGCAAGCTACTTCCGAATAAACTTATCTTCTTCGGTCCACGAGATCTCGATGAAGGAGAAAAAGACATCATCGCTCGTCATAACATTCAGTACTACTCATCTGAAGACATCAATCGTTTAGGTGCTAAAGAAGTCATTGAGATGGCGCTCCATAAGGCAGATCCTTTTGGTATTTGCCCCATTCACCTAAGTTTTGACGTGGACGTCTTTGATCAAATGGACATTGACTCAACTGGCACTAAAGTTCCCTATGGACCGAAGCTAGAAGAGCTCTTTTTGATGGGTGGTGTTCTTGCAGAAACCGGACGTTTAAAGAGCATGGATTTGGTGGAACTTAATCCTCAAATTGGTGATGCGGCCAGTGTAGAACGCTCTATTGCATTAGTGTTAGAGTTCGTGGAGGCCACCTTGGGCCAGGTCTTTCACGCTGGAAAAGAAAAGAAACCAATGCCTGCCATGTTAGAGGCAAGAACAACTTCAGGTCGTTATTTATGA
- the sixA gene encoding phosphohistidine phosphatase SixA, with protein MKLIFVRHGTAEDKKKNQTEMDDFKRRLTKDGAQEVKEMVHSLHFIFRKIDVIYTSPLFRAVQTANIVYSENHKSEYEILTTLDPFSTPKEFKNSINDLDTDGVYCFVGHEPLLSQSMNYLLNKNCEIRIELEKGGVAVLAGESLEELKLTTILSPRMVTKLDF; from the coding sequence ATGAAACTCATTTTTGTAAGACATGGTACTGCAGAAGATAAAAAGAAAAATCAAACTGAGATGGATGATTTTAAGCGTCGCCTAACAAAGGACGGGGCCCAGGAAGTAAAGGAGATGGTTCACTCTCTTCACTTTATTTTTCGTAAAATTGACGTGATCTATACCAGTCCCTTGTTTCGTGCCGTTCAGACGGCGAACATCGTTTATTCGGAAAACCACAAGAGTGAATACGAAATTCTGACCACCCTGGATCCATTCTCGACACCCAAGGAATTCAAAAACTCAATCAATGACCTTGATACAGATGGTGTGTATTGTTTTGTGGGACATGAGCCTTTGCTTTCTCAGTCTATGAATTATCTCTTGAATAAAAACTGTGAGATTAGAATTGAATTAGAGAAGGGGGGAGTAGCAGTTTTAGCGGGGGAAAGTCTTGAGGAGTTGAAACTCACTACAATCCTTTCGCCCCGAATGGTAACTAAGTTAGACTTTTAA
- a CDS encoding monovalent cation:proton antiporter-2 (CPA2) family protein, whose product MTNYLDQALVFIGSAVVLVPIFNRLGFGSVLGYLIAGILVGPFGLKLIRESESVLHFAELGVVLLLFIIGLEIQPPKLWSMRRNLLGLGGTQVALTSAIFMGIGLMSGLSPLAAGVIGFSLSLSSTAFTVQTLTERNEFRTEFGQASFSILLMQDLIAIPALAIIPALAATGESNASLGSVMIFLPSFLIFGFLASRFLIRPIFRGIASINAKEIFTVATLFVVLGVASLMMKVGLSAALGSFIAGVLLADSEYRHELEANIDPFKSLLMGLFFIAVGMGVSLDLIASKPFFVIGLAIAYVFLKMLVLYTAGRIFRFDHENSRQMAVNLAQGGEFAFVIFGIVTSSKLAPQATVDLLTAVVTLSMAMSPFLVLGLDKWNAMRYKEAVEPKYDSIKDESPEVIIAGFGRFGQMFGRMLRSQSIPFIAIDHDSEQIELIRKFGHKVYYGDASRLDLLEAAGAKKAKYFVLAIDDMEASLKTAKLLRDHFPHLHIFARARNRGHAFELMELGITHVKRETIDSSILFIGDLLVEMGVDKDRAKEMVTRFRKHDELMLHEQFKVRKDDKMFVSVSKQAQAQLMQVLNDETSQSYFEPKTSNAQPTEDIV is encoded by the coding sequence ATGACTAATTATTTAGACCAAGCTCTTGTATTTATCGGTTCAGCTGTTGTCCTGGTTCCCATCTTTAATAGATTAGGATTCGGTTCTGTTTTGGGTTACCTCATCGCAGGAATTCTCGTGGGACCCTTTGGACTTAAACTCATCCGTGAATCAGAAAGTGTCTTGCACTTCGCGGAACTGGGAGTGGTGCTTCTTCTCTTTATCATTGGTTTGGAAATTCAACCTCCCAAGCTCTGGTCGATGCGCAGAAATCTCCTGGGACTTGGTGGAACTCAAGTCGCTTTAACCAGTGCCATTTTTATGGGGATTGGTCTCATGAGTGGGCTTTCTCCTTTGGCCGCAGGGGTTATTGGCTTTTCCCTTTCTCTTTCATCAACCGCTTTCACGGTTCAAACCCTCACTGAACGAAATGAATTCAGAACTGAGTTTGGTCAGGCGAGTTTTTCTATTCTTCTCATGCAGGACTTAATTGCCATTCCTGCACTCGCGATCATTCCAGCATTGGCGGCAACAGGTGAATCAAACGCTTCTCTTGGAAGTGTTATGATCTTCCTTCCTTCATTTTTGATCTTCGGCTTTCTTGCTAGCCGTTTTTTAATTAGACCAATTTTCCGTGGAATTGCTTCCATTAACGCCAAAGAGATTTTCACAGTCGCAACTCTCTTCGTTGTACTGGGGGTTGCATCTCTCATGATGAAAGTTGGCCTTTCTGCCGCTCTTGGTTCGTTTATCGCCGGAGTTCTTCTGGCCGATTCTGAATATCGTCATGAACTGGAAGCAAATATCGATCCATTTAAGAGCTTACTAATGGGTCTCTTCTTCATTGCAGTAGGGATGGGAGTGAGTCTTGATCTCATCGCTTCAAAACCATTCTTCGTCATTGGCCTTGCCATCGCGTATGTGTTTCTCAAAATGCTGGTGCTCTATACCGCCGGAAGAATTTTTCGCTTCGACCATGAGAACTCAAGACAAATGGCAGTTAACCTTGCTCAGGGCGGGGAATTTGCTTTTGTGATTTTTGGAATTGTAACAAGTTCAAAACTTGCGCCTCAAGCAACTGTGGATCTTCTGACTGCGGTAGTGACACTCTCTATGGCCATGAGTCCTTTCCTGGTTCTGGGTCTCGATAAATGGAACGCCATGAGATACAAGGAAGCAGTTGAACCGAAATATGATTCGATTAAAGATGAATCACCGGAAGTCATCATTGCTGGGTTTGGTCGTTTCGGTCAAATGTTTGGTCGTATGCTTCGTTCACAAAGTATTCCCTTCATTGCCATTGACCATGATTCTGAACAAATTGAACTCATTCGTAAATTTGGCCACAAGGTCTACTATGGAGATGCTTCTCGTTTAGATCTACTTGAGGCCGCGGGTGCAAAAAAAGCAAAGTATTTTGTTCTCGCCATTGATGACATGGAGGCCTCGTTAAAAACTGCAAAGCTTCTGCGTGATCATTTTCCTCATCTGCATATCTTTGCTCGTGCACGTAACAGAGGTCACGCCTTTGAGTTAATGGAACTTGGGATTACCCACGTAAAACGTGAAACCATCGATTCAAGTATTCTCTTTATCGGAGATCTTTTGGTTGAAATGGGAGTGGATAAAGATCGCGCCAAAGAAATGGTGACGAGATTTAGAAAACACGACGAGCTTATGCTTCATGAACAATTTAAAGTTCGCAAAGACGATAAGATGTTCGTGAGTGTTTCTAAACAGGCACAGGCCCAGTTGATGCAAGTTCTTAATGATGAAACGAGCCAATCCTATTTTGAACCAAAGACAAGTAACGCGCAGCCCACTGAAGATATTGTTTGA
- a CDS encoding trans-sulfuration enzyme family protein codes for MQKNRSEWNVNTKLNHPVEIKIPEGNKPLIQPIFLSAKYYPSESQPYFEQFMYSRVSNPTTRQLELTLAEIQKREDCMVVGSGVAALTGTFLGLLKTGDHIISFKESYRPSRVFIRDSLSHFGITSTFLSLTEMNQLESAIVSGKTKLIHFESPSNPNLEIADIEKIISVARKYNVLVSMDGTFAGLHQHTQFDVDIMIHSLTKFGNGHGDVIAGCIAGKSIVLKQIREMCLQLGAALDPHAAYLITRGLKTYMLRYARQTETAQKIVTFLESHPKIKWVRYPNSELARRQMRDMGSTISFEVDPSIAKSADNFCHKLKLIQLAASLGSTESVIAPTLAFFGLDLTPEERESMLLTPYSVRLSVGLEDAEDLIRDLEAALA; via the coding sequence ATGCAAAAAAATAGATCTGAATGGAACGTAAACACCAAGCTTAATCACCCGGTAGAAATTAAAATTCCGGAAGGCAATAAACCTTTGATTCAACCGATTTTTCTGTCGGCAAAATATTATCCAAGTGAATCTCAACCTTACTTTGAACAGTTTATGTATTCTCGGGTCTCGAATCCCACCACACGACAGTTGGAATTGACTCTCGCTGAAATTCAAAAGCGTGAAGATTGTATGGTGGTTGGATCAGGTGTCGCGGCCTTGACTGGAACTTTTCTGGGGCTTCTTAAAACCGGAGATCATATCATCTCTTTTAAAGAGTCTTATCGTCCCAGCCGTGTGTTTATCCGTGACAGTCTTTCTCACTTTGGAATTACCTCAACGTTTCTAAGTTTGACGGAGATGAATCAGCTAGAAAGTGCCATTGTATCTGGAAAGACCAAGCTCATTCATTTTGAAAGTCCTTCTAATCCCAACCTTGAGATCGCTGATATTGAGAAGATCATTAGTGTCGCCCGAAAATATAATGTACTAGTAAGTATGGACGGAACCTTTGCGGGCCTTCATCAGCATACTCAATTCGATGTAGACATCATGATCCATAGTCTCACCAAATTTGGTAATGGTCACGGAGATGTTATCGCCGGTTGTATTGCTGGTAAGAGCATTGTCCTTAAGCAAATTCGTGAGATGTGTCTGCAGTTAGGTGCGGCCCTTGATCCTCATGCTGCCTACCTTATTACTCGGGGCCTTAAGACCTATATGCTTCGCTATGCTCGACAGACTGAAACGGCCCAAAAGATTGTAACGTTTCTTGAATCCCATCCGAAAATTAAATGGGTGAGATATCCTAATTCAGAACTTGCCCGAAGACAGATGAGAGACATGGGAAGTACCATCTCATTTGAAGTGGATCCTTCTATTGCAAAAAGTGCGGATAATTTTTGTCACAAATTAAAACTCATTCAATTGGCAGCAAGTCTTGGTTCAACTGAATCAGTCATCGCACCTACGCTCGCATTCTTTGGGCTCGATCTCACACCAGAAGAGCGTGAATCGATGCTACTCACACCATATTCAGTTCGACTATCAGTCGGACTTGAGGACGCAGAGGATTTGATCAGGGATTTAGAAGCAGCACTTGCCTAG
- a CDS encoding sensor histidine kinase encodes MDKAKFFELGMMSAGIAHEINNPLTIIQARTTQLLRIYRNPEQQKELAQGLQQILYTTDRIDRTIKSVRNVFYQQDQLPYERIELKTLLDNVLVFCGQRLQNHGIELRLSEVEGIYLRGHEVQLEQVFVNLVNNSLDAIDGENEKWIELSTVQRNGYIDIYFKDSGNGISPEVVEHMMEPFFSTKGNKGTGLGLTLINAILHKHGGNISYVPNAPHTTFLIELPMDERGARGVNYESFSIQ; translated from the coding sequence TTGGATAAGGCAAAATTTTTTGAACTTGGCATGATGTCGGCCGGTATCGCTCATGAGATTAATAATCCACTGACTATTATCCAGGCCCGAACTACACAGCTTCTTAGAATTTATCGAAACCCTGAACAGCAAAAAGAACTCGCTCAAGGACTGCAGCAAATTCTTTATACCACTGACCGCATAGACCGCACCATCAAGAGTGTTCGTAACGTTTTCTATCAGCAGGATCAACTTCCTTACGAACGGATAGAACTTAAAACCCTGCTTGATAATGTATTGGTTTTTTGCGGCCAGCGCTTACAAAACCATGGCATTGAACTGCGATTAAGTGAAGTTGAAGGAATTTATCTTAGAGGACATGAAGTTCAGTTGGAACAGGTATTCGTAAACCTCGTTAACAATTCTCTTGATGCCATTGATGGTGAGAACGAAAAATGGATTGAATTATCGACTGTGCAAAGAAACGGATACATTGATATTTATTTCAAGGATTCAGGCAATGGTATTTCACCTGAAGTGGTCGAGCACATGATGGAGCCGTTCTTTTCTACCAAAGGCAACAAGGGCACGGGCCTGGGTCTTACACTCATCAATGCCATTCTTCACAAACATGGTGGAAACATTTCATATGTTCCAAATGCTCCTCATACAACCTTCCTAATTGAATTACCAATGGATGAGAGAGGCGCGAGAGGAGTGAATTATGAAAGTTTCTCCATTCAATGA